The genomic region GTGAATACCGGGCACCGTGAATCGGTGATTTCCTGAAGTTGACGAATTCGTTCTTCCGGCTCACTAGTTTTGACTTTGGCGTTCACGATCACCTTTTGGAAATACGGGCGAACATTCGGTTCGCCCTTGAGTCCGCGAAGATCCAATTCACCTTCGATGTCGAACTCAATACCCTGCAGATCAAAGCCGATTTCTTTTGCCACCATGTTGGCAATCACATTCTCGCACCCGGCAAGGGCCGATAACAAAGTACCCAACGGATTGGGACCTTGATCCTGGCCTCCCATTTGCGGAGGCTCGTCAATGCTCAACACATGCTGTTTGGAGGTGGCTTTTGTCATCATTCCCGTAGAAACGGCCGATATTTTTTCGACATACCTGGCCATGATCTCGCCCCTTTCATTTCAAATTTATGGTATCGTCTAAACGCGGACCATGTGGTTTCGCGTGGATGTCTACTTATCCCTTGGGTTCACGAGTCGCAGCTGAATGCGGATCACGTCGATCACGTTTTGGAGAACTTGAAGGTCCAGATGATTTTTCATCAGCAAAATCCCGCCCTCAATAGTGGAAACTAACGCTTGGGCCCATTTTTCTGGGCAAAGTTCTTGTTCGAACTTCTCCTGATGCATCAACTCTTTCAGGACAGGCGTCAAATGATCCACCCATGTCTTAAACAACTCATTGATTTTCGCGCGAAACGCTTCATCATGCTCACTCATTTCAAGCGCTAAGTTTCCAAATGGGCAACCTCGTTTCCCCTCGGTTTTCCGGTGGTACTCAATTACCCACTCCAACATGCGGTTCAACTTGGTTTTGGGATCCAAATTGGACTGTAAAA from Calditerricola satsumensis harbors:
- a CDS encoding OsmC family protein → MARYVEKISAVSTGMMTKATSKQHVLSIDEPPQMGGQDQGPNPLGTLLSALAGCENVIANMVAKEIGFDLQGIEFDIEGELDLRGLKGEPNVRPYFQKVIVNAKVKTSEPEERIRQLQEITDSRCPVFTMMKAAGVEMVVNWTKA
- a CDS encoding LmrA/YxaF family transcription factor; protein product: TISGGFHLLKPPHVSLQECSKHELGLAVVDHLVQLWKHELIENILQSNLDPKTKLNRMLEWVIEYHRKTEGKRGCPFGNLALEMSEHDEAFRAKINELFKTWVDHLTPVLKELMHQEKFEQELCPEKWAQALVSTIEGGILLMKNHLDLQVLQNVIDVIRIQLRLVNPRDK